The Methylocaldum marinum genome includes the window CACATGTCCCGGAATTCCGACTACCGTGGCCCCCGCCGGGACGTTCTTCAACACAACCGAGTTGGAACCGATACGGGCGCCGTCGCCGACCGTTATGGGACCGAGTATTTTCGCCCCGGCGCCGACTACGACGCCATTGCCCAGGGTCGGGTGCCTTTTTCCCTTTTTCCAGGATGTTCCCCCCAGCGTCACTCCGTGATAGAGCGTGCAATCATCGCCGATCACCGCGGTTTCGCCTATGACGACACCCATGCCGTGATCGATGAAAAAACGCCGCCCTATTTGTGCTCCGGGATGAATCTCTATACCGGTCCACCAGCGAGCCAAAGTCGAAATGAAGCGAGCAGGCCATGTCAGCCGGCAGTTCCACAGCCGATGGCTGAAGCGATGAGCCAAAATGGCGTGTACCCCCGGGTAAGTGGTGAAGATTTCAAAATAGGATTGGGCCGCGGGGTCGCGGTCGAAGATGCAGCTGAAATCTTCTTTTAGTCGTTGCCACATAAGAAATCAATCACACCTGAGGTCTTTTCCGAAACTGAACCGCCGTCAAAATGCCGCGCAGAAGGTGGATTTCCTTTTTCTCAAGCATAGCTCGGTTAAAGATTCGCTTGAGTCGGCGCATCACCGAAGGTCCCGTCTTCTTTTCGTGGAGAAATCGGACATCGTACAGCGTACGCTCCAAGTGCCCGTAAAAAGACTCCATTTCGCCCGCCGTGGCCGGGGCCTGTCCGGCCTTCTCGCCTACAGACCGCTGCCGCGTGGCGAGAAAAAGCTCATAGGCCACGATCTGAACGGCGGCGGCGACATTCAGCGAACTGAATTCGGGGTCGCAGGGAATATGCAACAAATGATGGCATCGCTCCAGTTCTTCATTGGTTAAGCCCGAATGTTCGCGTCCGAACAGAATCGCGGTCTTTGCACTGTCGGCACTCACCTGATTCGCGCACTCGCGCGGGTCGAACTGCGGCCAGGAAATGGTACGTAACCGTGCACTAGCCCCGATAACGACAGCACAATCGTGGATTGCTTCCTGCAAATCCCGGCAAACACGAGCCGCGGCGAGAATATCGTCGGCCCCGGACGCCCGTGCGGTCGCCTCTCCGCTGGGAAAGACCCTGGGTGCGACCAGGGCCAAATCGCGCAGCCCCATGTTTTTCATGGCACGCGCCGTCGCACCGATGTTGCCCGGGTGCGTGGTTTCAACCAGCACGATCCTGACATGGGACAAGCGATTCATGCGTCAGCAAGAGCCCTAACCAAAAAGGGTAAAATACTATCAGAAATTTGATACTCTAAACTGTTTTCCAACCAGAACCGATTCCAATATGGATCCCATGCTCACGATTGCGGTTCGCGCGGCTCGAACGGCGGGCGACATCATCGTTCGCTCGATGGACCGGGTGAACCTTCTCACGATAACGCCCAAAGGACGCAATGACTTCGTCAGCGAAGTGGATCGCCAGGCGGAACGTGAAGTTATTCACACCCTGCAGAAGGCATATCCGACCCATGCTTTTCTAGGCGAGGAAAGTGGCCGCCAAGGTCCCGCCAAGACCGATTTCGTCTGGATCATCGATCCCTTGGACGGAACCACGAATTTTCTGCACGGGTTTCCTCAATTCTGTGTGTCCATCGCGCTAGTCCACCGAGGACGCATCGAAAAAGGCGTGATCTACGATCCGCTCCGGCAGGAACTATTTACTGCCGCACGGGGTGCCGGCGCCTCGCTCAACAATCGGCGCATCCGGGTGAGCAAGCAAAGCGGCTTGAGGGCCGCCTTGCTGGGTACGGGCTTTCCGTTCAGGGACCAACGCCATGTCGAAGCCTATCTCGGCATGATGCGCGATCTCATGAAAGACACGGCCGGAATTCGCCGTGCCGGCTCGGCCGCGCTTGATCTCGCCTATGTCGCGGCGGGACGGTTGGACGGCTTTTGGGAAATCGGCCTGAAGAAGTGGGACATGGCTGCGGGCTTGCTTCTGATACAGGAGGCGGGCGGCATCGTGACCGATTTGGAAGGCAAAGACAAATTCTTCGAGTCCGGAAACGTTCTGACGGCGAATCCCAAGCTACACCAGATCATGGCGAGCGTTATTGAACCCCACCTGACCGAAGGCCTGCGCCATTCCGACAATTCTCTCGGTGATCCGTCGGAGTAACTCGATTTTAGTTCCCTGGCGGCGTCTTTTCTCCGTGCACCGCCAGGATCCGTTGCAATTGATCGCTGTTGAGCCTGAGATCCAGGTTCCGGGGCGGAAACGGAATCGGGATTCCCTCGCGGCGGAATATCTCGTCGATTTCAAAACAAAGATCGCTGGCTACGGCGTCGGTTTTCCCGGCGTCATAAAGCAGCGCGATCAACTCGAAATTCCGGGTATTTTCGGTAAACCCTCTGAATAAAACGGCCGGCGGCGGAATGCGGCGGATTTCCGAATGATCGAGCGCGATTTTCAGGAGAAGTTCCCGCACGCGCTTGGCATCAACGTCGTGCGACAGGCCGAGCGGAATCACGATACGCCCGACGGGTTTATCGGCGTAGGTCTTGTTCGTCAGCACGCCGGAAATCAGCGTGGAATTCGGGATGAATACCGCGGCGCGATCCAGGGTCGTGATTTCGGTCGCCCGCACGCTGATTTTTTTGACGTGTCCCTGGTGATCGCCGATCACGACCCAATCGCCGGTCTTGATCGGACGCTCGATCAGAAGAATCAGCCCGGACACGAAATTGTTGACGATGTTCTGCAGGCCGAAACCAATACCCACCGAGAGTGCTCCGGCGATAATGGCCAGATTGGACAGGTCGATACCCAAAGTGGAAATCGCCAGCATCGCGGCGATGGTGAATCCGAGGTAGCCGGTTCCGGAGCGGATCGAATGGCGCACGCCCGCATCCAGCCGCGTCCTGGGAAAGATACGCTGTTCCAGAGTCTTCTGAACCATGCGCGTGACCGCGAGCAGTCCGGCGAAAAGCACCAGGGCGAGCAATACGTCGGCGAGCGATAGTGTGATATTGCCGATCTTGAAACCCAAAAACAGGCTGTGGAGCCAGGCGGTGAGGTCTTTACCCGCGGCACCCCACAGTATCAGCAGCAGGACCAGGCCCATGGCCAGGATCAGCAGGTTTAAGATGCCTCCCAGCCAGAACTTGAGCATCTCCACGCCGTCCTCGCTCAGAGCGAGGCTGTTGCGGATTTTTTCTCCAAAGAGCGATGTCCTGCTCAAGGTTTGGTCGATCAGTTCGGAGTTGATCTTGCGCAGCAGGAGAACTGAAAAATAAAGTCCGGCGGTCAGCACCAACTGAGTGGCCAAATAGCGCGACAAGACGACGTAGCCGAGCAGGCCCGATAAGGGAATGGCGTAGACCACGACCTTCAACACCTGCCGAAGCGTCCGCCACGCCGGGCTGAGTGCGGCGGAAAGCCAGACCTCGTTGCGAAGCAGATTCAGCAGCAAGCCCGCTATCAGCAGCCCGAACAGGAATTTCTGCAAAAGCGTGGTCTCGACCGAAGCGTTGAACTGAGTTCCGATCTCGCTCAATGTCCGGTCGAGGGCAAATATAACGGCCAAACCCTTTACCGTACCGCTGATTGCCTGGGCTCCGCCATCATGGATGCGAACCAGACGCCACTCCGGTTCGAACGGGGCGAGTGCCGCCCGCGAGAAGCTCACCACGAAAAAGAGGGAAATCAGCGCGATCAGAGCGGTTCTGGCTACTGCGAAGGTCGATTCGGTCAACAAGTTTGTATATGAAAGGCTCAGAAAGAGTGCCAGTACGGCAGCAGACGGCATGAGAGCCCGAATGAACCCGAGGAACAGCGCTGTTCTCAGACGCTGTCCGTAAGTGGGCTCCGCCTCGAGTTCGATATAGCCGAACTTCCGTATCAGCATCCTGCGCAAGGGAAACGCCAGCAGGATAGCCACGCCCACACCGAGGCCCAGCCGCCAGCCGACCGCTCGGAGGTCCCGCGCGAACGTATCTCCGGAACGCAAGTTTCGAGCATTGTGGACGATAACGGTCAAGCCGGACCTCAACTCCGCCCAGGCTTTTGCCCAGACGGTCGGAAGCAGCGGCGAGACTCCCCGCTTTAGCACATGCTCGGTGAAACGGATGCGCCGCAAGGTCTTCACCTCGCTTGCAAGCCGTCCGGCGCGGGCAATAATGAGTTCGGCTTCCTTGATCGCGCCTTCCGCGGCAGCGAGCCGTTCATTCATGGCTTTGCGCTTTTCCGCCACGGTCGGCGCCTCGGGCGGTGCCCCCTCGGCCGGCGGAGGCCCTAATGCGGCGAGTTCGTCGCGTATCGATTGTACTTTCGGCAGAGCTTCGTCCGAAGCCGTGCGGGCATCAATCTGAATAGCCGTCAATTCTTCCCGCAGTGCGGCAAGCCGACGGTCCCGGATGTCGGGCTTGGTCAAATCCTTTTCCGCCTCGTCCAGGATGTGTTGCCAATCCTTTACTAATTCGCTCAAGGGCCGCGCCTGCTCGATGTCGGCGGACCAGCCGATCCCTAAGTGGGCCAGGAGCGACGTTAACAGAATCACGGGCCACAGGAATTGCATCTTGCGGTACCGGTCCAATCCGTTCAATGTTTGCCGAGTCCTTGTCTAAATGCCCAAACTGTCCCACAGCTGATCGATTTTCTGCCGAACGGCCTCGGTCATCGCAATGGGCCGCCCCCACTCCCGAACCGTCTCCCCGGGACACTTATTGGTTGCATCCAGCCCCACTTTCGAGCCCAGACCTGAAACCGGGGAGGCAAAATCGAGATAGTCGATCGGCGTATTTTCGACGAGAACCGTATCGCGCGCCGGATCCATCCGCGTCGTCATTGCCCAGATCACGTCTTGCCAGTTGCGAGCGTCAATGTCGTCATCCACGACGATGACGAACTTGGTGTACATGAACTGTCTCAGGAACGACCAGACTCCGAGCATGACCCGTTTTGCGTGGCCGGGATATTGTTTTTTCATGCTCACCACGGCGAGCCGGTAAGAGCAGCCTTCGGGCGGCAGATAGAAATCCGTGATTTCCGGAAATTGCTTCTGCAGGATGGGCACGAAGACTTCGTTTAGAGCCACGCCCAGAATGGCGGGTTCATCAGGAGGCCTTCCCGTATAGGTACTGTGGTAGATGGGATTCTCTCGCTGCGTAATGCGTTCGATGGTGAATACCGGAAACTCCTCCACCTCGTTGTAATAACCGGTATGATCGCCGAACGGACCCTCTTTTGCCGTTTCACCGGGATAGATGAAGCCTTCCAGTACGATCTCCGCAGTGGCGGGAACTTGAAGGTCGCTCGAAAGACAATTGGCGACTTCGGTCTTGGCCCCGCGCAAGAGTCCCGCAAAGGCGTATTCCGAGAGCGAATCCGGCACCGGCGTTACCGCGCCCAAAATAGTGGCGGGATCCGCGCCGAGCGCAACCGCAACCGGAAACGGCTCGTTCGGGTAAACCTCCTGCCAGTCCTTGAAATCCAGGGCTCCGCCGCGATGCGCCAACCAGCGCATGATGACCTTGTTCTTGGCGATGACCTGCTGCCGGTAGATTCCCAAATTCTGTCTTTCCTTGTGCGGACCACGGGTGATGACCAGTGCCCAGGTGATCAATGGTCCCGCGTCGCCCGGCCAGCAGGTTTGAATGGGATACCGGCCGAGATCGACATCCGATCCTGCAAAAATAATCTCCTGACAAGGCGCGTTTTTTACTTCCCTGGCCGGCATATTCATCACCCGTTTAAACAACGGGAGCTTGTCGAACATATCGCGCATGCCTCTCGGCGGTTCCGGCTCCTTGAGAAAAGCTAGGAGCTTTCCGACTTCCCGAAGCGCTTCCACCGATTCCTGTCCCATTCCGAGGGCAACCCGGCGCGGCGTTCCGAACAGGTTCGCGAGTACCCGGATGTCGGACCCTTTCGCGCGTTCGAAGAGCAGTGCCGGCCCCCCGACCTTGAGGGTACGGTCGCAGATTTCGGTCATTTCGAGATATGGGTCGATTTCGACGTTTATACGTCGAAGTTCATCGCTCGTCTCCAAATGAAGAATGAATTCACGCAGGTCGCGGTATTTCATGGGATGAGAATTCGGATGTTGGTGAAGCCGGCTATTGTAACCATGGCCTGAAGTTCCTTTTAGGCCGGAAGAGCTGAAAACAGTTCATCTTGCGCGCAATTTCAAACCTGCCTGTGCAAAACTTGCCAAAAAGCCTGTGAGAAAGCTGTACCGAAGCGATTGAACGTTTGATCCGTCGCTCTTATCCACAGCTATTACCCATGGCTACAGGATTTTTCATCCACAGATAATTTTCTTATAACCTTTCGTTTTTTAAAGAGAAAAACCGTCATTTAAACAAATGCACCAAGCTTACAGCTAATTCAAGATAGATTTTCTACCTGATTACAGTTGGGACTACCGATTCAAAGTGTCCCATTTGGCATCGAGCTGAAACACAATCGCTTAAGCGATTGCTCGAACCTTTATTTGATGCATCGTTTGCCGGGTTCGAAACATTTGTTCGGATTCAACAGTCGAAGGTCACGACTGGCGACAGAACGATGAGGTGTGCCATGACCGGCAAAACATTCTTTGCCTTAGTGTCGATAGGAATTTCCGTGTTCGCCGGAGGCCGGGTTTCGGCCGAGTTCGACCGCGATAGGAGCGGATCGGGTCAAGAATTAGGTTTCGGGATCAATTACCTCGATAAAGCATTCAACAACGCGATCTACAGCTACCCAACGCTCGACGGTACCGTCGTCGAAGTGAAGAAACCGGAAATCATTTATGTGAGCAAAGCTTATGGGCCATCTATCTATAGCTATCCCGGAACCGGGCCGCGTACGGTAACGGCATTCAATTTGCTTTACGTAAATCCTGCCTATGGTCAGGCCATTTACAGCTATCAGGGCAACTATCAAATTCCGGGGCGATTTTCCTTGCCGCGCGGATGGATAGACTGACATTCACTCTGCAGAGAGACGGGAGATGAAGGAAACTTGTCCGGACAGCGTGCGCTCGTATTTTCACGCATAGACTGTAGATTTTTACGAGAGCAATACTGGCTTGCGGTTTCGCGCAGGAAGAACATGGGTTGGTCGGCGGGCCGGAAATTCGGTTTCGTCAGAATTTTCGGCTGCCGGATAGCCCGCGTCTTCGGTCGGCGCATAAGGATATGCTTCACCGGTCGAAGAGCTGCTTCTAATCAAGACTCTAGGGAAGAGGAGTTTACGATGGGAAGACTCAACACGGAATTCCACTATTCGGACTATTTACGCCTCGATGTGCTTCTTAACGCCCAGTTTCCGGAAAGCTCCCGGAGCGATCGAGAGGTCCATGACGAGACCTTGTTCATCATCTCGCATCAGGTCCATGAACTCTGGTTCAAGGAAATTCTGTACGAGTTGAAATCGGTGCTCGATTTGTTTTCCTCGATGCCCTTGGACGGACGAAAACTCGGATCGATAACCTCCCGTCTGAACCGCCTGTTGGCGATCCACAAAATCATCAATCGCCAAATCGAAGTGCTTGAAACGATCTCTCCTCTCGATTTTCTCGAGCTTCGAGATTTCCTTCTTTCCGGCTCCGTGTTCGAGAGTTGCCAATTCCGCGAGATCGAGCTGCGCCTCGGTTTGGCTACACGTGTACCTGCCGAAGCGCTTAACCGTTTTCGGCCCGAAGAACGTGAGGTCCTTCTGAAGGCTCGCGAAGAAAAAACCTTATTCGAGGCGGTCGATGATTGGCTTGCCAATATGCCGTTTAGATATCTCGAGGGCGCCGAGTTCTGGCCGCGTTACCGGAGCATCGTTCGGGACATGTTGGAAAACGACCGGCGAATGGCCCAGAAAAACCGTTTTCTGGCCGGTTGGGACAGGCAGGGACAGCTCGGCAGGCTGGAGAATGCGCGTTATCGTTTCGACGCGCTGTTCAAGCCGGAAGAGTATGAACTTTTGCGGGATGAGGGAGTATTCCAATTCCGCCGGGCAGCCGTGCTCTCGGCCCTGTTCATCCTTCTTTACCGGGACGAATCTCCGCTGCAAGCCCCCTTCGGTGTGCTCAAGACATTGATGGATATAGACGACCAGCTGATCGCCTGGCGGATCAATCGTTCTCTGTTCGATCAGCATATGCTGGGAAACAAGATCGGGCTTGGAGGCAGGATTACCCACGATTACATCCGCGAAATGATGGAAGAAAAAAGAATCTTCCGAGATTTGTTCAGCCTCTCGACCTTTCTGGTGCCGTACTCGGCCTTGCCGGAACTGTCTCAAAAACTCAAACAAAACCTAGATGTTCATTTTTGCCATCGTTCGAACGGGTAACGACTATCGACGATCATGCGACGGACCGCTTTCGATGCCGAGGTTCGGTCTTTCGACTGCCGCCCTGAAGCACGGCTCTCGCTCCTGCGACGTAGGGGCGCTAGGCGAAATAATTTCGAACCGCTGCCTCGATCAGATTCCATGGCACGATAAACGGTTTTTTCGAAATCTGAATGGACAGCGTATCGCCGCTGATCTGGTAATGCCCTTCGATACCATTGCCGGCGAACTGTCCTTTTTCTTCGTCTCCAACAAGAAGAAGTCCCTTGTCTCGCGCCGCCTCTTTCGCCTTGGCCACAATTTGCTCCGGCGACTGGTTCAGCTTGACCTGCACTACTTTACTCATGATCGGGTTGCCCAACGCTGCATTTTGATACGGCTATATTAAATGAACTCGACAAGTCCGGTGCGGCAGCCTCGGCAAAAAAATCTCTCCTTACGAGGGCTACTCGGAACGCATCGGATTCCCATGTCCCTAGTTAACCTTTATTATCAACACTGATGTGAAATATGACGGTAAAGTTTCAGCCGCGCGTTTGCTGGGTGGGATGCCAAACCAAGATTTTGTCGAAAAACAACAATAGGTCTCGTCAATTACGCGATCGGACGGGAGGAGAGTACAACACAATGCAATTGGAATACATCCTTAAATCATACGCACGGTATGCACCGGTGTACGATCAAACTTTCGGTTGGATGCTGAGCTTCCGGGGTCGTTCGATGGCGGCCGGTGTCACCAACAAGCGGCCGGGCAAGATTTTGGAAGTGGGGGTGGGCACGGGTATCAGCCTCGGCTATTACCGTAAGGAGCATGAGGTACACGGCATCGATATTTCTCCCGATATGCTGGAGAGAGCACAACAGCGCGTAGCGAAAGGAAACCTGACCCAGGTTTCCAGCCTTCGTATCATGGACGCCCGGGATCTGGAATTTCCCGACAATAACTTTGATGCCGTGGTCGCGGCTTACGTGATGTCGGTGGTACCGGACCCGGAAAAAGTGATTCGGGAAATCGAGCGTGTGTGCAAACCCGGTGGCGATGTGATCATTGTCAATCACTTTGCGGCCGAAAAGGGTTTTAGACGGGATATCGAAAAATTCCTGGCGCCTTTGTCGAATAAACTGGGCTGGCGTCCGGATATGCCCGTTCAGGAAATCCTGGGCAATACGTCACTTCGGGAGCTGAAGCGACACATGCTTCCGCCGCTCGGGATGTTCACCATGCTGCATCTTCGGAAGGATCCGGATGCGGCGGTGTTGCAATAGACCCAAAAGCGGCGGCTCAGGCAAGCATGAGTGTAAAAAAGGTGACAGAGAGTCACCTTTTTTAAGGTCTTTACAAAGAGCCGGCCTTGGCTTCAGATTTCCACCAGCGAGTTCCTCAGCTTTTTCATGGCGGTATTTTCCAATTGGCGAATACGTTCGGCAGACACCTGATAGCGTGCCGCCAGATCGTGCAAGGTCAATTTGTCTTCGCTCAGCCACCGGCTGGTGACGATGTCCCGGCTGCGCTCATCGAGCTGCTCGATGGCGGCCGCCAACTGCTGTTGCTTGTGTTGTCCCCAGTCGTTATTCTCCAGCAAATCCGCCGGATCGGCGTTTTCCTGC containing:
- the cysE gene encoding serine O-acetyltransferase; the encoded protein is MWQRLKEDFSCIFDRDPAAQSYFEIFTTYPGVHAILAHRFSHRLWNCRLTWPARFISTLARWWTGIEIHPGAQIGRRFFIDHGMGVVIGETAVIGDDCTLYHGVTLGGTSWKKGKRHPTLGNGVVVGAGAKILGPITVGDGARIGSNSVVLKNVPAGATVVGIPGHVISADRQAQEARRQAIASKLRFDAYGLTPDMPDPVAHAINHMLDHIQALDEQIEALKRALKQQGISVSEAPLPELEHCELKQGEER
- a CDS encoding RNA methyltransferase — its product is MNRLSHVRIVLVETTHPGNIGATARAMKNMGLRDLALVAPRVFPSGEATARASGADDILAAARVCRDLQEAIHDCAVVIGASARLRTISWPQFDPRECANQVSADSAKTAILFGREHSGLTNEELERCHHLLHIPCDPEFSSLNVAAAVQIVAYELFLATRQRSVGEKAGQAPATAGEMESFYGHLERTLYDVRFLHEKKTGPSVMRRLKRIFNRAMLEKKEIHLLRGILTAVQFRKRPQV
- a CDS encoding inositol monophosphatase family protein, giving the protein MDPMLTIAVRAARTAGDIIVRSMDRVNLLTITPKGRNDFVSEVDRQAEREVIHTLQKAYPTHAFLGEESGRQGPAKTDFVWIIDPLDGTTNFLHGFPQFCVSIALVHRGRIEKGVIYDPLRQELFTAARGAGASLNNRRIRVSKQSGLRAALLGTGFPFRDQRHVEAYLGMMRDLMKDTAGIRRAGSAALDLAYVAAGRLDGFWEIGLKKWDMAAGLLLIQEAGGIVTDLEGKDKFFESGNVLTANPKLHQIMASVIEPHLTEGLRHSDNSLGDPSE
- a CDS encoding DUF3772 domain-containing protein, with the protein product MNGLDRYRKMQFLWPVILLTSLLAHLGIGWSADIEQARPLSELVKDWQHILDEAEKDLTKPDIRDRRLAALREELTAIQIDARTASDEALPKVQSIRDELAALGPPPAEGAPPEAPTVAEKRKAMNERLAAAEGAIKEAELIIARAGRLASEVKTLRRIRFTEHVLKRGVSPLLPTVWAKAWAELRSGLTVIVHNARNLRSGDTFARDLRAVGWRLGLGVGVAILLAFPLRRMLIRKFGYIELEAEPTYGQRLRTALFLGFIRALMPSAAVLALFLSLSYTNLLTESTFAVARTALIALISLFFVVSFSRAALAPFEPEWRLVRIHDGGAQAISGTVKGLAVIFALDRTLSEIGTQFNASVETTLLQKFLFGLLIAGLLLNLLRNEVWLSAALSPAWRTLRQVLKVVVYAIPLSGLLGYVVLSRYLATQLVLTAGLYFSVLLLRKINSELIDQTLSRTSLFGEKIRNSLALSEDGVEMLKFWLGGILNLLILAMGLVLLLILWGAAGKDLTAWLHSLFLGFKIGNITLSLADVLLALVLFAGLLAVTRMVQKTLEQRIFPRTRLDAGVRHSIRSGTGYLGFTIAAMLAISTLGIDLSNLAIIAGALSVGIGFGLQNIVNNFVSGLILLIERPIKTGDWVVIGDHQGHVKKISVRATEITTLDRAAVFIPNSTLISGVLTNKTYADKPVGRIVIPLGLSHDVDAKRVRELLLKIALDHSEIRRIPPPAVLFRGFTENTRNFELIALLYDAGKTDAVASDLCFEIDEIFRREGIPIPFPPRNLDLRLNSDQLQRILAVHGEKTPPGN
- the ubiD gene encoding 4-hydroxy-3-polyprenylbenzoate decarboxylase, translating into MKYRDLREFILHLETSDELRRINVEIDPYLEMTEICDRTLKVGGPALLFERAKGSDIRVLANLFGTPRRVALGMGQESVEALREVGKLLAFLKEPEPPRGMRDMFDKLPLFKRVMNMPAREVKNAPCQEIIFAGSDVDLGRYPIQTCWPGDAGPLITWALVITRGPHKERQNLGIYRQQVIAKNKVIMRWLAHRGGALDFKDWQEVYPNEPFPVAVALGADPATILGAVTPVPDSLSEYAFAGLLRGAKTEVANCLSSDLQVPATAEIVLEGFIYPGETAKEGPFGDHTGYYNEVEEFPVFTIERITQRENPIYHSTYTGRPPDEPAILGVALNEVFVPILQKQFPEITDFYLPPEGCSYRLAVVSMKKQYPGHAKRVMLGVWSFLRQFMYTKFVIVVDDDIDARNWQDVIWAMTTRMDPARDTVLVENTPIDYLDFASPVSGLGSKVGLDATNKCPGETVREWGRPIAMTEAVRQKIDQLWDSLGI
- a CDS encoding tryptophan 2,3-dioxygenase family protein — its product is MGRLNTEFHYSDYLRLDVLLNAQFPESSRSDREVHDETLFIISHQVHELWFKEILYELKSVLDLFSSMPLDGRKLGSITSRLNRLLAIHKIINRQIEVLETISPLDFLELRDFLLSGSVFESCQFREIELRLGLATRVPAEALNRFRPEEREVLLKAREEKTLFEAVDDWLANMPFRYLEGAEFWPRYRSIVRDMLENDRRMAQKNRFLAGWDRQGQLGRLENARYRFDALFKPEEYELLRDEGVFQFRRAAVLSALFILLYRDESPLQAPFGVLKTLMDIDDQLIAWRINRSLFDQHMLGNKIGLGGRITHDYIREMMEEKRIFRDLFSLSTFLVPYSALPELSQKLKQNLDVHFCHRSNG
- a CDS encoding class I SAM-dependent methyltransferase codes for the protein MQLEYILKSYARYAPVYDQTFGWMLSFRGRSMAAGVTNKRPGKILEVGVGTGISLGYYRKEHEVHGIDISPDMLERAQQRVAKGNLTQVSSLRIMDARDLEFPDNNFDAVVAAYVMSVVPDPEKVIREIERVCKPGGDVIIVNHFAAEKGFRRDIEKFLAPLSNKLGWRPDMPVQEILGNTSLRELKRHMLPPLGMFTMLHLRKDPDAAVLQ